From the genome of Triticum aestivum cultivar Chinese Spring chromosome 3B, IWGSC CS RefSeq v2.1, whole genome shotgun sequence, one region includes:
- the LOC123069846 gene encoding uncharacterized protein: MHATKSCINVRYYIYLPISFQKHNPLDPTRNIKTKWEIIEWTSDGHAYDKEAGLGEGVGRGGRLACRSSRNKEAGSAVEYLAGCAISSAATSPFDSPSTGLLQATTPRRALVVKLMLLRLLLKKRMIRMSRLE; encoded by the exons ATGCATGCAACCAAATCATGTATTAATGTGAGGTACTACATATACTTGCCTATCTCTTTCCAGAAGCACAACCCTCTTGATCCAACTAGGAACATCAAAACCAAATGGGAAATCATTGAGTGGACTTCAGATGGCCATGCT TACGACAAGGAGGCGGGGTTGGGGGAGGGGGTCGGTCGTGGAGGGAGGCTCGCCTGCCGGAGCAGCAGGAACAAGGAGGCGGGGTCGGCCGTGGAATATTTAGCTG GATGTGCGATCTCTTCTGCCGCTACGTCTCCGTTCGACTCGCCAAG TACTGGTCTCCTTCAAGCTACAACCCCAAG GCGAGCTCTGGTGGTCAAGCTGATGCTTCTTCGCCTCCTGTTGAAGAAAAGGATGATAAGGATGTCCAGGCTCGAGTGA